The following are from one region of the Pseudorasbora parva isolate DD20220531a chromosome 12, ASM2467924v1, whole genome shotgun sequence genome:
- the emc3 gene encoding ER membrane protein complex subunit 3, with product MAEPELLLDSNIRLWVVLPIVFITFLVGVIRHYVSILLQSDKKLTLEQVSDSQVLIRSRVLRENGKYIPKQSFLMRKFYFNNQEDGFFKKTKRKVVPPSPMTDPSMLTDMMKGNVTNVLPMILIGGWINWTFSGFVTTKVPFPLTLRFKPMLQQGIELLSLDASWVSSASWYFLNVFGLRSMYSLILGQDNGADQSRIMQEQMSGAAMAMPADTNKAFKAEWEALELTDHQWALENVEEDLMSKDLDLSGMFSKDLPTGIF from the exons ATGGCTGAGCCTGAGCTCCTCCTGGACTCCAACATTCGCCTTTGGGTTGTCCTGCCTATTGtgtttattacctttctggttgGAGTGATCCGCCATTATGTCTCAATTCTGTTACAAAGTGACAAGAAGCTCACGTTAGAGCAGGTTTCAGACAG CCAGGTTCTCATCCGGAGCAGAGTTTTACGGGAAAATGGAAAATACATCCCCAAACAA TCTTTCTTGATGAGAAAATTCTACTTCAATAATCAAGAAGATGGGTTTTTCAAAAAAACCAAAAGAAAGGTGGTTCCACCCTCTCCAATGACTG ATCCCAGCATGTTGACAGACATGATGAAAGGCAATGTGACAAATGTCCTGCCTATGATCCTTATCGGTGGTTGGATCAACTGGACCTTCTCTGGGTTTGTCACAA CAAAGGTACCGTTCCCTTTGACTCTCCGCTTCAAGCCGATGTTGCAGCAGGGAATTGAGTTGCTCTCTCTAGATGCCTCATG GGTGAGTTCAGCATCTTGGTATTTCCTGAATGTCTTTGGTCTCAGGAGCATGTACTCTCTTATTCTTGGACAGGACAATG GTGCAGATCAGTCTCGCATCATGCAGGAACAGATGAGTGGTGCTGCAATGGCAATGCCTGCTGACACAAACAAGGCATTCAAG GCTGAATGGGAGGCACTGGAGTTGACCGATCACCAGTGGGCCTTAGAGAATGTTGAGGAGGATCTGATGAGTAAGGACTTGGACTTGTCTGGGATGTTCAGCAAAGACTTGCCAACAGGCATCTTCTAA
- the sec61a1b gene encoding protein transport protein Sec61 subunit alpha-like 2, producing MAIKFLEVIKPFCAVLPEIQKPERRIQFREKVLWTAITLFIFLVCCQIPLFGIMSSDSADPFYWMRVILASNRGTLMELGISPIVTSGLIMQLLAGAKIIEVGDTPKDRALFNGAQKLFGMIITIGQAIVYVMTGMYGDPSEMGAGICLLIIIQLFVAGLIVLLLDELLQKGYGLGSGISLFIATNICETIVWKAFSPTTVNTGRGTEFEGAIIALFHLLATRTDKVRALREAFYRQNLPNLMNLISTVFVFAVVIYFQGFRVDLPIKSARYRGQYNTYPIKLFYTSNIPIILQSALVSNLYVISQMLSTRFSGNFLVNLLGTWSDSSSGGPARAYPVGGLCYYLSPPESFGTVLEDPVHAIIYIIFMLGSCAFFSKTWIEVSGSSAKDVAKQLKEQQMVMRGHRETSMVHELNRYIPTAAAFGGLCIGGLSVMADFLGAIGSGTGILLAVTIIYQYFEIFVKEQSEVGSMGALLF from the exons ATGGCCA ttAAATTCCTGGAGGTGATAAAGCCATTCTGTGCGGTTTTACCTGAGATCCAGAAACCAGAAAGAAGG ATTCAGTTCAGAGAAAAGGTGTTATGGACCGCAATTACCCTGTTCATCTTCCTGGTGTGCTGCCAG ATTCCCCTCTTTGGAATCATGTCTTCAGACTCTGCAGATCCATTTTACTGGATGAGAGTGATTCTGGCATCCAACAGAG GAACTCTAATGGAGTTGGGTATCTCTCCCATTGTGACATCTGGTCTAATCATGCAACTGCTGGCTGGAGCTAAAATCATTGAGGTTGGAGACACCCCTAAAGACAGAGCACTCTTCAATGGAGCTCAGAAAC TCTTTGGCATGATCATCACCATTGGCCAGGCTATTGTGTATGTTATGACTGGCATGTATGGAGATCCTTCAGAGATGGGTGCTGGAATCTGCCTTCTTATCATCATCCAG TTGTTTGTGGCCGGTCTTATCGTCTTGCTGCTGGATGAGTTGCTGCAGAAGGGTTACGGTTTGGGCTCTGGTATCTCTCTCTTCATTGCCACCAACATCTGTGAAACAATCGTATGGAAAGCTTTCAGCCCAACCACAGTCAACACAGGAAGAG GTACTGAGTTTGAGGGAGCCATTATTGCTCTGTTCCACCTGTTGGCCACTCGTACTGATAAAGTGAGAGCTCTGAGAGAGGCCTTCTACAGACAGAACCTGCCCAACCTCATGAACCTCATCTCTACAGTCTTTGTCTTTGCTGTGGTCATATACTTCCAG GGCTTCAGAGTCGATCTCCCTATCAAATCGGCACGTTACCGTGGCCAGTACAACACATATCCCATCAAACTGTTCTACACCTCCAACATTCCCATCATCCTGCAGTCTGCACTGGTGTCCAACCTTTATGTCATCTCTCAAATGCTTTCCACTCGCTTCAGTGGAAACTTCTTGGTCAACCTTCTAGGGACTTGGTCT GATAGCTCAAGTGGAGGACCAGCTCGTGCTTACCCAGTAGGTGGTCTATGCTACTACCTCTCTCCCCCAGAATCTTTTGGCACCGTTCTGGAGGATCCAGTCCATGCCATAATTTACATCATCTTCATGCTGGGATCCTGTGCCTTCTTCTCTAAGACCTGGATTGAGGTGTCTGGATCCTCTGCCAAAGAT GTTGCAAAACAGCTGAAAGAACAGCAGATGGTAATGAGGGGACACAGAGAAACTTCGATGGTCCATGAACTCAACAG GTATATCCCCACAGCTGCAGCATTTGGAGGCCTGTGTATAGGTGGTCTGTCAGTCATGGCTGACTTCCTGGGTGCCATCGGCTCAGGAACTGGAATTTTGTTGGCCGTCACCATCATCTACCAATACTTTGAGATCTTTGTGAAAGAACAGAGTGAAGTGGGCAGCATGGGTGCTCTCCTCTTTTAG